GAAACAGAAGAGGATAGAAAAAGAGTATTTACAACCCTTGCCAGACAAAAGGTTAATAGACAGTTACCTAAATTCCTACAAGTCAGTTAAAGTCCAAAAGGACTCTCTGATTTACTACAAGGGAAGTAAATACTCTGTTCCACTTAGAATACAGGCTTAAACATTTTTCAAAATATTAAGTTTTAATAATAGACGAGATAGGTTATTTGCCAATAGACAATGATGGAGCGAATTTATTTTTTCCAGTTGATATCAAGCAGAAATGAGAAGAGCAGTACAATAATAAAAACTAATGTTGTATTCTCAGAATTGGGAAAGATATTTGGTAGAGCGACAATAGCAATTGCAATTCTAGATAGGCTACTCCATCATTCTTACGTGATTTTCATAAAATGACCTCCATACAGATTGCAGTCAAAAACAGCATATTTTAGCAATACAAACCAGCAAAGTTAAGTTTATTTTTTGTACATTTTTATTTTCGATTTTTGTTCATTTTAATGGTTCTTTCCGAAGTCAGTTGAATAAATTTTATTTTTCGGCTATAATGAAAGGACTATTAGATCAAAGGAGAAATCAATACAATGGAGTCAATAATAAACCTAAAAGAATAATAATCTTGTCATGGAGAAATACGAAATAATTGATGATACAATTTACATCTATGTTAAATCTAAAAATTCCCAAGCTACGTGTCCTTATTGCAATCAAAGTTCTAATAAAATACATTCTTACTATTCGAGAAGTTTTCAAGATCTTCCAATACAAGATAAAAAAGTTGTTATAGTTCTCAAGAATAGGAAATTCTTTTGTAAAAATCCTGAGTGCAGAAAAAAACATTTGCTGAAAGATTTCAATTTATCTCTGATAACGCAAAAAGAACTAAAAGACTTGAAGATGAAATATTAAACATTTCAATGAATATGAGTTCTGTAGGTGCGTCAAAGATATTAAGGAGAAACATTGCAAACAAACTCAAGAGCACAATTTGTGAAATGATAAAAAAAACAATTCTAATTGACAGAGATACAGTTAAAAGAGTCTATATTGACGATTTTGCCCTAAAGCGCAGGGAGAAATATGCAAAGTCAATGATAGATATTGAAAGCGGGAAGGTTATTGATATTTTAAATTCCAGAGACTACGACGATGTAAAACAATGGTTGGGAGAATATCCAAATATAGAGGTTGTATGTAGAGATGGTTCTGTAACTTATTCTAAAGCAATAAAAGATTCACATTGTGAAGCAATTCAAATAAGTGATAGATTTCATTTATTAAAAAATTTAACCGATTATTGCAAAGAATATATAAGAATAGAGATTAAAAATAAGATAAAAATAGAAATGCCAATGGTAAGAGAGGCAGAAACAAAATATTCAACTGAGACAAATGTGAAATACCATTATAAGACAAAATGGGAATTAATACTTGCTGTGAAAGAGATGATTTCGGATGGTTGTACAATAAATGAAGTATGTAGAGTTTTAGGACTTGGGAATAAAACTGTTATAAAGTACTCAAAAATAAATGAGAGCGAAAAAGATGTTATTGTCAATACCTTTTCCCCACTTTTGATAACATTTTTTCCCCACCTGTTTTCAAAAAAATTTAATTATCATTATTTAACTGATTTGACTCATTCTTGGAATCATCTGTTAAAGCTTTTATAGCACCCTCCCTTTGCTTCATCCTATAACTTTCACCTTTGATAACTACAAAATGACAGTGATGTACAAATCTATCTAAAATCGCTGTCGCTAAAACTGGATCATAAAATATCCTCGGCCACTCTTCAAATACCTTGTTTGTAGTTATTATTATCGATCCTCTCTCATACCTCTTTGATATTATCTCATAAAAATCATCTACACTGCTTTGATTAAATTTCCTTAAGCCCAGCTCATCTATTATTAACAAATCCACATTAACATAGTTTTTTAACTTTTGTTGATACGAATTATCCGCTCTTGAAATATACAACTCTTCTAACATCTCATTTGCTGTGGTAAACAAAACTCTATATCCAAGTGCTACGGCTTTAAGTCCTATCGCTATTGCAAGATGTGTTTTTCCCGTTCCTGGCGGTCCTATGAAGGCCACATTTTCTTTCTTGCGGACAAATTCACAGGTCGCCAAATTGTATATAAACCTCTTATTAATTGAAGGCTGATAACTAAAATTGTATTCTTCTAATGTCTTGTGCCATGGAAACCTCGCTTTGCTTATCCTCTTTTGATTACTGTTTATTCTCCTGTTACTCACTTCATCATTTATCAATATCTCAAAAAACTCTTGATACGAAAAGTTATTCTTAATAGCTTCCTCTACCCTTAAATCAAAACTCTTTATTACCCCAGATAATTTCAAATCCTTTAGCTTCCCCAACAAAAGATCATTCATCTTTGCAATTCTCCCATCTCAAGCAATTTGTCGTATTCCCTGATATCCCTGTAAAGCTCTGTACTTTCCTCATTAATATAGCTCTCATCTTCATACTCGGGCAAATCGCTTATCCCTTTTTCGCATATATTCTTAACAACCTTGTAGCTCAACCCTCCAAATTTTAAAGCCCTCTTACACGCATTGTCTACTGCCTCAGCTCCATATCTTTCTTTTAGTGCTATTATCCCACTTATGCTCCTGTAATCATACTTTTTAAATCCTTCTTGCTTAATAAATTCCTCAAAAAACTTCAGCGCCCAATTGCCAATTTCTGACATTTTACCCCTCTGTCTTGACAATATATCCTCAATTGTTATATTCTTGGACGAGGGATAGTGTTCTTTGTTGGTTACGTATTTGCCCTTCTCATTGTTTTTGACAATTTGATGAAGGGCTATTTCTTTACCTTCAAAGAACACCCTCAAAAAACTGCCCATCTCAACTACCTCTACTTCATATCCTGCATACTCATATGGCACTGAATAATAGTTCCCTTTGTATATGAGATGACTGTTAGTAGCTACTTTATGAATTGAACTCCTTGATATGTGGTATTCCTCAATAGGAAGAGCTATTAACTTTTCTTTCTCTTCTGAGATGAAAACTTCTTTGGGAACTTTCTTAGTTGTGCCATGTACTCTCACATTTGCTACATCGTCAAGCCAGTTTTTTAAATGCTCCCTCGCCTCATCAATATCCTTAAATTCTTCCCCAGAAAAACAGTTTTGCTTAACATACTTAACTGCCGATTCTACCTTGCCTTTATCAGTCGGTGTGTATACCCTGCATGGCTGAGGTAAAAATCCATAGTGGCTTGCAAAACTTGCATAGTCCTTTTGTATCTGCACATCAATAAAAATCAACGTTCAATACCCCTGCTTTTAAATTGTCTATCTTCACAACTTCTACTACTCCACCAAAATACTTAAATGCGTTCTTATGACTCTGTATAAATGTTTCAACTGTCTGGTCAAATACTATCTCTGCATACATATATCTTGAATAACTTAAAACCATTGTAAATACCCATGCTTTTTTGAATTTACCATCAACTTTTATCTTACCTATATATCCAAAATCAACTTGAGCTTCTTCTGCAGGCAGTGTTGTTAAAAC
The sequence above is drawn from the Caldicellulosiruptor bescii DSM 6725 genome and encodes:
- the istB gene encoding IS21-like element ISCsa9 family helper ATPase IstB; translated protein: MNDLLLGKLKDLKLSGVIKSFDLRVEEAIKNNFSYQEFFEILINDEVSNRRINSNQKRISKARFPWHKTLEEYNFSYQPSINKRFIYNLATCEFVRKKENVAFIGPPGTGKTHLAIAIGLKAVALGYRVLFTTANEMLEELYISRADNSYQQKLKNYVNVDLLIIDELGLRKFNQSSVDDFYEIISKRYERGSIIITTNKVFEEWPRIFYDPVLATAILDRFVHHCHFVVIKGESYRMKQREGAIKALTDDSKNESNQLNNDN